The segment CTCGAGCGGTCCCTGTCGCCGTTGGAGCACACCGCGATCGACGTCGCCCTCGCCGCCGTCGTCGCCGGCAACGATGTCCCGATTCTGCCTATGGTCGTCGACCGCATCCTCACCCCGGACCGTGGGGGTGATACGGACAGTCGTCTCGCGGAGGACGGCCGGCTCGTCGGTCATGCGCTGAGGCGGCTCGTGGCCGGCGACCTCCAGGGACTGTTCGATGGGCCGTCCACGGTCGTGTTCGACCCGACGCTGCCGATGATCTCCCTGGATCTGTCACGGGTGGCGGAGAACTCGACTTTGATCTCGGTGCTGATGACGTGCTCGTCGGCGTGGATGGAGTCCGCGCTGCTGGACCCGGCCGGCGGGCAGCGGTGGGTGATCTACGACGAGGCGTGGAGGCTCATGTCCCATCCGGCTCTGCTGAAGCGGATGGACGCGCAGTGGCGGCTCGCGAGGCATTTCGGCATCGCCAACATGTTGATCTTCCACAAGCTGAGCGACCTCGACAACGTCGGCGACTCCGGGTCCGCGATGCGCGCCCTCGCTTCCTCGCTGCTGGCGAACGCGGAGACCCGGATCATCTACCGGCAGGAAGCCGACCAGCTCGGCGCGACGGCGACCGCGCTCGGCCTCACCGGCACTGAACAGTCCCTTCTGCCGGGTCTGGGCACCGGGCAGGGCTTGTGGCGGATTAAGGAGCGGTCTTTCGCCGTCCAGCACCAGATGCACCCGGACGAGTTGTCCACGTTCGACACGACCACGCGGATGATTGGGCGGCAAAAATGAGCGAACATGCACCCTCACGCCGCTCCCGCCGTAACCACGCCGCGACGGGCGAATCCGGCCGGGATCTCGTGGTGCCTATTGTACTCCCGCACCTGGTCGTCCGGGTAGACGCGAACGATCGGATCAGCGTCGACCTCGACGGTGGGGCGGTCACCGGGGAGCCGGTTGGCAGGCACGCCCTCGGCGGTCTGATCGACGAGATCCTGCGTCGGCGGAAGGTGCCGGTGCGGGTGGAGATCATCGAGCACGACGGCACCACCTACACGGACGTGCTCACCCCGCCGGCCCCAGAATCCGATCCTGCGCCGACCGCGACGGCCGAGCCCGCGGCGGCGCGGGAGCTGCCGCTGCTGTACGAGGCGACCGGGGACGGTTTCGTGCCTGGGGAGGACGTCGCCCTCGCCGTGATCCTCCGTCATTCCTCCTCTGATGGTGACGGTCATGTGCGGCACATGATCGAGGATCGTGAGCTGCCCGAAGGCGGCGAGGTGGTGCTGTTCGGCCGGATCTCCGGCACGACTCACGTCGTCAGGGGCATGGGATGAACCCGCACCAGCCTTCCCAGGTGCTCGCGAACCTGGGGCTTGCGGCATTGGCTGGTTTCGCGATTCTCGCCGGGCTGCTCCGTGCCGCCGGTAGTGCCGCCGCGTTGCTCACCGGGCATCCGCAACCCACCGGTGGGCCTTCCGCCGGGCTCGGCGTGCTGCTCGCCCCGGCCGACCCGGGGCAGGCCCTCGGTGCTCCGGGGCTGAACCCGGTCGTCTACTGGCTGGTCCTCGCCCTCGCTCTCGCGATCCTCGGAGCTGTCGCGTGGTGGGTGTGGCGGATCGTCGCCCGTGCGAAAGAGACCCGAGCGCAGGACCCACGGCTGCTCCGGGGCACCGCTACGCCGCGTGATGTCGCCAAGGCCGCCGGAGCGAAGGCCCTCGCGAAACGAGCGGGCACGTTCCGCCCTTCGTTGGAAGACCCGTCTCCGGAGGACGTCGGTTACCTCCTCGGCCGGTCGAAAGGGCAACAGGTGTGGGCGACGGTCGAAGATTCGATTCTGCTGATCGGCCCTCCCCGCTCCGGCAAGGGGCTGCATGTGGTGATCAATGCGATCCTCGACGCCCCCGGTGCCGTCATCACCACCTCCACCCGGCCGGACAATCTCACCGCGACGCTGAAGGCACGTCAACGCGTCGGACCCGTCGCGGTGTTCGATCCGCAGCGCCTCGCCGACGGGCTTCCCGCGGGGATGAAGTGGTCTCCGGTGCGGGGATGCGAAGACCCTCTGACGGCGATGATCCGGGCCACTGGACTTGCGACGGCTACGAACTTCGGGTCCGTGTCCGGCGGTGACTTCTGGCAGGGGAAGACCGCGGCCGCCATCCAAGGGCTCCTCCATGCTGCGGCGCTGGATGGACGGGACGCGGCGACGCTGTATCAGTGGGCGTTGAACCCGACTGCTGCAGCGGATGCGGTACGGGTCCTGCAGTCCCACCCGCAGGCGGCGCCCGGCTGGGCGGACTCGCTCGACGCGATGCTGCAAGCAGACCCCAAGACGCGCGACTCGATCTGGCAGGGCGTCTCCCTCGCGTTCAGCGCATTCGCCGATCCGCGGGTGCTGGCGGCGGTGACACCGGGTCCGCGGGACCGGTTCGACCCGGAGACGTTCATCCGGTCTCGCGGCACTCTCTATCTCCTCGCCACCGGTGCCGGCGCGGGGGCATCTTCGGCGTTGGTGGCGGCATTCATCGAGGACCTGGTGGAGACCGCCCGGAAGATCGCCGCGACCTCTGCCGGTACGCGGTTGGACCCGCCGATGCTTCTCGCCCTCGACGAGATCGGCAACCTCGCGCCGTTGCCGTCCTTGCCCACGCTCATGGCGGAAGGCGGCGGCACGGGCATCACCACTCTGCCGGTGCTGCAATCGCTCGCCCAGGCGCGGGAGAAGTGGGGGGAGAACAACGCCAACGCGCTGTGGGACGCGTCGATCGTGAAGGTCATCCTCGGCGGCGCGTCGAACTCGCGAGACTTGCAGGACCTCTCGGCGCTGATCGGAGAGCGAGACGAGATCACCGACTCGGTCACCATCGGCGAGCAAGGACACCGGTCCGCGCAACGTTCGATCCGGCGGGTCGCGATCATGCCCCCGGACGTGATCCGCACCCTGCCGTTCGGGATCGGGGTGGTGATGCTCCGCACCGCCCGGCCCATCATTACTGATCTGCGCGCCTGGCCGACACGCAAAGATGCTGCTCAACTGAGCCACGACCGGAAGGAGATCGAGAAGCTCCTGCGCCGATCCTGACTCGGCGCGGGCTCGCGCCTGGGGTCTGGACCACGCACCTGTCTGGTGTCTCCGCTGTACCGCGGGACACCAGACAGTTCGTTGTTATCAGGAAGGACCTCAGTTCTCATGGCGATCAAGACCTCGCAGGCGATCAACGGCTTCATCTCCGCCGACCCCCGCCTCACCTTCTCCGAATCCGGGCAGGCACGCTTCTACGCGCGCGTCGGCATCAACCACTACGAGCCCCAGCAGGACGGGTCGTTTCGCAAGCTCGACCCGACCTATCACGACCTGATCCAGTTCGGGAAGTCCGCCGAGATGTCGGCAGACCGGTACGTCAAGGGCGACGACATCGTCGCTCAGGGCTACACCCGCGAGTACACCCGCGACGTCAACGGCGAGGAGCGCACCGACGAGCAGTTCGTCGCCAAGCGCATCGCTCCCGATCCGAACATCACCGACTTCACGATCGACCGGCGGCCCGCCGCCGAGCGTCAGGTGGAACGCGAAGCGGAACGTGAGGTCGAGCGTGAGGAGCCCGACCGAGCAGCACAGCTCGGCTCGCCCACTCCGACCGCGTCGCGGGAGACGGAAGCACCCGCGATGGAAGCCGTCGGCCGGTAACGACTCAGGAGGACAGCGACGTGGCCGACACGGACCCGACCCACGACCCCGAACCGGGCGACCCGGATGTGGACTTCGAGCCCGAGACCGACGAGCCCGACATCGAGGACTCCGGCGACGGTCCCGACGAGGGCGAGACCGGGGAGGGCGGCAGCCCGGCAGGCACGGGCGGGAGCGATGATCTCCCGCCCGTGCCTCGTCCGATCAACTGGCGCACCCTGTCTTCCGACGACGCCGAACATGAGTGGCTCGACCTCAACGAGTGGGTGAACTGGCTACGACACGAGTTCGCCCTTCCCGCCCAGATCATTCCGCCGATGTGGCACCGTCATCGCGAGCTCGTCTGGGAGCTCTCCGCGCTCTACACCCGGTGGCTGGGCTGTTACGACCCTGAGCAGGACGCCGCCGGCCCCATCTCGTTCATGACCGACTTCGCCGCCGCGCGCACCAGGTTCCGCGAGTGGGTGCAGATCGCCGGCACCCGGCTCGATCGCGACCGTCCCTCCCGGCAGACGGTGTGGCCCGGCGAAGATCCGATCTCGGCAGGCGAAGAGACCCCGATCACCGATCGGGACGAGGACTTCGTCGACTTCGTCGTCGAGGACGTCACCCGTCGCGCGGAGGCGGAGGCCGCGTTCCTGCGCGGCGAGCCGTAGAGCATGTCCCCAGGAGCACATGGATGTGGGCGGGTCCTTTCGGACTCGCCCACATCCATGCGCTCACTTCGCGGATGGCATCTCGATGAGCAACTTCTCGCGAAGCTCGTCCGCGTCGACCCGAATCAGTCGGCCCACCCGGTAGCCGTGCACGGTGCCATCCGAAATGCGGCGACGCAGCGTCTTGATGGACACTCCGTACGTCTCAGCGGCAACCGCCAACGAGACCAGCGTGAGCGCCGAGGACTGTGAACGATCATGAACGGCCACGGGCCTACCTCCCTTGTTGATGAACTCTTTCCCCACATAGGTGTCCATGGCTGTCCCACGGCGACTCTCACACCTTCCTCGTCGCGTTGATCTGTTCCGCGACACGATCGCTCATGCGATCGGCGAGCTCGCGATCGCGGGCCATCGTGGCGTGCTGGTAGCGGAGGACGACTCGGATGTCGGCGTGTCCGCCGCGGCGCATCAGCTCTGCGAGCGTGGCGCCTTCCTGGGCGAAGATCGTCAGGCCCGTGTGACGGAGGTCGTGGAAGCGGAATCGCGGCCGGAGATCCGCGACACCGTCTCGAGCATCCGCCCAGACGTATCCCCAGCGCGTGTTCGACAGCGGGACGCTGCCGCGGATGTTCGTCGGGATCAGTGGCGCCTTGGCTTCGGTCGCCACGTTGTCCCGCAAGTGGTCTCTGAGCCGGTCGATCATGAGCTTCGGGATGCTGAGCGTCCGCCTTCCCGCGTCGCTCTTCAACCGCTCCGAGTAGTCGCCGGTGTTCGCGTTCAGTTGCCGGCGCACATGCAGGGTCGCGGTAGCGTCGTCGTGCCACTCGATGTCCCTGCGCTGCAGCCCCAGGCACTCTCCGCGGCGCAGCTGGCACCATGCGGCGAAGAGCACCATGATCGCCCAGCGATCCGGCGTCGCCGCATACAGGGCCTCGACCTGTTCCGGGCTCGCGACATCTTCGTCCTCGTCGTGGTCGGCATCGTGCCGCACAGCCTCCTGCTTCGGGATCGAGATGTTCGGCGCAGCCGGGATGATCCCCTCGCGGGCTGCCTGACGCAAGATCATCATGAGCACGATCAGCACCGGTCGCGTGATGCCGTTGAACTTCGACTTCGGATTCAACGGCGAGGGGATCGCGTCGAGGCGATCGGTCATCTCTCGGATGCGCGCCTCGTCGATCTGCCGTACCGGTGTGTCTTCGAACTCCGGGACGAGGTAGCCGTCGACCTTGCTCTTGTAGGAGCGCACAGTGGCGATGGCGCGTTTCCTCCCGCTGCGGTTCGGCTGCGTGCGGATCAAGGCAACCCACCGTTCCGCGTACTCGGAGAATCCGATGGATCGCGCCTTCTCCGCTTCCGCGACCACACGGCGGCGAGCGGCGACCACCGAAGGCGGCTCCCACTGCTGACGGGCGATCTTCGTGTGGACGCTGGCGAGCCACGCACGCGCGTCGGTCTTCGTGAGGAACGTCAGCGGCTTGTCGTCCTCCGTCCGGGCGGTGTACATCTCACCGTCGGGTGCGGGGTAGCGGGCCTGCCACCGGCCGGAGGGGAGCTTGCGAAGGCTCCCCCAGCTCTCACGCCTGACTGCTGCTATCTCCCGGGTCTTGGTGGCGCTCATCGTGTCCTCCGCTGGTCTCGAGCGTACTCACGCGAACCGTCGTGCCACTCCGTGCCACAAAAGGCCAGGAATCCCCAAAACTGGCTTCCCACCTGGCTTTTCTTGTCGCACTTGACATGCCCTATGGCACGCTGTGGCACGAGGTCGGTGGCACGCCAGGACCGAATTTCGGCCGACGGACCACCCCGCTCTCTCCTGGAAGGTGCGGGCGTGCCACCCGCGTGCCACACCCAACGACTGCTGACGTCCATATCCGTCCTCCTCTGTTCTCAGGAAGGCGGCACAAAAAGAGGCCCGGATCTGCAGAAACCTGCAGATCCGGGCCTCCCATCAGCCCTTTTCCGGGCCGGACGAGAACCGGTGCTTTAGAAGTCCCAGTCCTCGTCTTCGGTGGCGACGGCCTTGCCGATGACGTACGACGAGCCCGACCCCGAGAAGAAGTCGTGGTTCTCGTCGGCGTTGGGCGACAGCGCCGACAGGATCGCCGGGTTCACGTTCGTCACATCGGAGGGGAACATCGCCTCATACCCGAGGTTCATCAGCGCCTTGTTCGCGTTGTAGTGCAGGAACTTCTTGACGTCCTCCGTCAGCCCGACACCGTCATACAGATCCTGCGTGTACTGCACCTCGTTCTCGTACAGCTCGAACAGCAGGTTGAACGTGTAGTCCTTCAGCTCCTCACGGCGCTCGGGCGTCTGCGTCTCCAGACCGCGCTGGTACTTGTAGCCGATGTAGTAGCCGTGCACGGCCTCGTCGCGGATGATCAGACGGATGAGGTCTGCCGTGTTCGTCAGCTTCGCCTTCGACGACCAGTAGATCGGCAGGTAGAAACCCGAGTAGAACAGGAACGACTCCAGCAGCGTCGAGGCGACCTTGCGCTTCAGCGGGTCGTCGCCCTGGTAGTAGTCCATGATGATCTGGGCCTTCTTCTGAAGGTTCACGTTCTCCGTGGACCACCGGAACGCCTCATCGATCTCCTTCGTCGATGCGAGGGTGGAGAAGATCGACGAGTAGCTCTTGGCGTGCACCGACTCCATGAAGGCGATGTTCGTGTACACCGCCTCCTCGTGCGGGGTGATCGCATCCGGGATGAGCGAGACGGCGCCAACCGTGCCCTGGATCGTGTCGAGCAGCGTGAGTCCGGTGAACACGCGCATCGTGAGCAGCTGCTCCTCGGGCGTGAGCGTGTTCCACGACTGCACGTCGTTCGACAGCGGCACCTTCTCGGGCAGCCAGAAGTTGTTCACCAGACGGTTCCAGACCTCGAGGTCCTTGTCGTCTTGGATGCGGTTCCAGTTGATCGCCTGCACGTGGTCGACCAGCTTGAGCGATTCGGGGGTCATCATTCTTCCTGTCTCAAAATCCCTGATCAGCAGCCAATTACAGCATGCAGCTGACGCACTCGTCCATGTTCGTGCCCTCAAGGGCGAGCTGGCGCAGACGGATGTAGTAGATCGTCTTGATCCCCTTGCGCCAGGCGTAGATCTGAGCCTTGTTGATGTCGCGCGTGGTGGCGGTGTCCTTGAAGAACAGCGTCAGCGACAGGCCCTGGTCCACGTGCTGGGTGGCGGCGGCGTACGTGTCGATGACCTTCTCGTACCCGATCTCGTAGGCGTCCTGGTAGTACTCCAGGTTCTCGTTCGTCATGAACGGGGCCGGGTAGTACACGCGACCGAGCTTGCCTTCCTTGCGGATCTCGATCTTCGACGCGATCGGGTGGATCGAGCTCGTCGAGTTGTTGATGTACGAAATCGACCCGGTCGGCGGCACGGCCTGCAGGTTCTGGTTGTAGATGCCGTGCTTCTGGATGGACTCCTTCAGCGCGGCCCAGTCCTCCTGCGTGGGGATGTGCTTGCCGGCGAACAGCTCGGCGACCTTCTCGGTCTCGGGCTGCCAGGCGCGCTCGATGTACTTGTCGAAGAACTCCCCCGACGCGTATGTCGAGTCCTCGAACCCGTCGAAGGCGGTGCCGCGCTCGATCGCAAGCTGATTGGAGGCCCGCAGCGCGTGGTACAGCACGGTGTAGAAGTAGATGTTCGTGAAGTCCAGACCTTCTTCGGACCCGTAGAACACGTGCTCGCGGGCGAGGTAGCCGTGCAGGTTCATCTGCCCCAGGCCGATCGCGTGCGAGCGGTCGTTGCCGTCTTCGATCGAGCGCACCGAGCCGATGTGGCTCTGGTTGCTCACGGCGGTGAGGGCACGGATCGCGGTCTCCACCGTCTTGCCCAGATCGTCGGCATCCATCGCGAGCGCGATGTTCATCGAGCCGAGGTTGCAGGAGATGTCCTTGCCGATCTCGCCGTACGACAGATCGTCGTTGTACGTGGTGGGCGTGTTCACCTGCAGGATCTCGCTGCAGAGGTTCGACATGTTGATCCGGCCCTTGATCGGGTTGGCCTTGTTCACCGTGTCTTCGAACATGATGTACGGATAGCCCGACTCGAACTGGATCTCGGCGAGGGTCTGGAAGAACTCGCGCGCCTTGATCTTGGTCTTCTTGATGCGCGGGTCGTCGACCATCTCGCGGTACTTCTCGGTGACCGAGATGTCGCCGAACGGCACCCCGTACACGCGCTCGACGTCGTACGGCGAGAAGAGGTACATGTCCTCGCCGTTCTTGGCCAGCTCGAACGTGATGTCGGGCACGACCACGCCCAGTGAGAGCGTCTTGATGCGGATCTTCTCGTCGGCGTTCTCGCGCTTGGTGTCGAGGAAGCGCATGATGTCGGGGTGGTGCGCGCTGAGGTACACCGCACCGGCGCCCTGACGCGCACCGAGCTGGTTGGCGTAGCTGAAGCTGTCTTCGAGCAGCTTCATGACGGGGATGATGCCCGAGGACTGGTTCTCGATCTGCTTGATCGGTGCACCCGACTCGCGGATGTTCGACAGCAGCAGCGCCACGCCGCCACCGCGCTTGGACAGCTGCAGCGACGAGTTGATGCCGCGGGCGATCGACTCCATGTTGTCTTCGATGCGCAGCAGGAAGCAGCTGACGAGCTCGCCGCGCTGCGCCTTGCCCGCGTTGAGGAAGGTGGGGGTCGCCGGCTGGAACCGGCCGGAGACGATCTCCTCCACGAGGTCGATCGCGACCTGCTGGTCGCCGTCGGCGAGGGCGAGCGCGGTCATCACGACGCGGTCCTCGAAGCGCTCCAGGTAGCGCTTGCCGTCGAAGGTCTTCAGCGTGTAGCTCGTGTAGTACTTGA is part of the Microbacterium pseudoresistens genome and harbors:
- a CDS encoding type IV secretory system conjugative DNA transfer family protein, coding for MNPHQPSQVLANLGLAALAGFAILAGLLRAAGSAAALLTGHPQPTGGPSAGLGVLLAPADPGQALGAPGLNPVVYWLVLALALAILGAVAWWVWRIVARAKETRAQDPRLLRGTATPRDVAKAAGAKALAKRAGTFRPSLEDPSPEDVGYLLGRSKGQQVWATVEDSILLIGPPRSGKGLHVVINAILDAPGAVITTSTRPDNLTATLKARQRVGPVAVFDPQRLADGLPAGMKWSPVRGCEDPLTAMIRATGLATATNFGSVSGGDFWQGKTAAAIQGLLHAAALDGRDAATLYQWALNPTAAADAVRVLQSHPQAAPGWADSLDAMLQADPKTRDSIWQGVSLAFSAFADPRVLAAVTPGPRDRFDPETFIRSRGTLYLLATGAGAGASSALVAAFIEDLVETARKIAATSAGTRLDPPMLLALDEIGNLAPLPSLPTLMAEGGGTGITTLPVLQSLAQAREKWGENNANALWDASIVKVILGGASNSRDLQDLSALIGERDEITDSVTIGEQGHRSAQRSIRRVAIMPPDVIRTLPFGIGVVMLRTARPIITDLRAWPTRKDAAQLSHDRKEIEKLLRRS
- the nrdE gene encoding class 1b ribonucleoside-diphosphate reductase subunit alpha, with product MDYHALNAMLNLYDANGKIQFDADKRAAREYFLQHVNQNTVFFHSLKERLDYLVEKEYYEGAVLEKYPFDFIQRLNDLAYSKKFRFETFLGAFKYYTSYTLKTFDGKRYLERFEDRVVMTALALADGDQQVAIDLVEEIVSGRFQPATPTFLNAGKAQRGELVSCFLLRIEDNMESIARGINSSLQLSKRGGGVALLLSNIRESGAPIKQIENQSSGIIPVMKLLEDSFSYANQLGARQGAGAVYLSAHHPDIMRFLDTKRENADEKIRIKTLSLGVVVPDITFELAKNGEDMYLFSPYDVERVYGVPFGDISVTEKYREMVDDPRIKKTKIKAREFFQTLAEIQFESGYPYIMFEDTVNKANPIKGRINMSNLCSEILQVNTPTTYNDDLSYGEIGKDISCNLGSMNIALAMDADDLGKTVETAIRALTAVSNQSHIGSVRSIEDGNDRSHAIGLGQMNLHGYLAREHVFYGSEEGLDFTNIYFYTVLYHALRASNQLAIERGTAFDGFEDSTYASGEFFDKYIERAWQPETEKVAELFAGKHIPTQEDWAALKESIQKHGIYNQNLQAVPPTGSISYINNSTSSIHPIASKIEIRKEGKLGRVYYPAPFMTNENLEYYQDAYEIGYEKVIDTYAAATQHVDQGLSLTLFFKDTATTRDINKAQIYAWRKGIKTIYYIRLRQLALEGTNMDECVSCML
- the nrdF gene encoding class 1b ribonucleoside-diphosphate reductase subunit beta — translated: MTPESLKLVDHVQAINWNRIQDDKDLEVWNRLVNNFWLPEKVPLSNDVQSWNTLTPEEQLLTMRVFTGLTLLDTIQGTVGAVSLIPDAITPHEEAVYTNIAFMESVHAKSYSSIFSTLASTKEIDEAFRWSTENVNLQKKAQIIMDYYQGDDPLKRKVASTLLESFLFYSGFYLPIYWSSKAKLTNTADLIRLIIRDEAVHGYYIGYKYQRGLETQTPERREELKDYTFNLLFELYENEVQYTQDLYDGVGLTEDVKKFLHYNANKALMNLGYEAMFPSDVTNVNPAILSALSPNADENHDFFSGSGSSYVIGKAVATEDEDWDF
- a CDS encoding tyrosine-type recombinase/integrase; the protein is MSATKTREIAAVRRESWGSLRKLPSGRWQARYPAPDGEMYTARTEDDKPLTFLTKTDARAWLASVHTKIARQQWEPPSVVAARRRVVAEAEKARSIGFSEYAERWVALIRTQPNRSGRKRAIATVRSYKSKVDGYLVPEFEDTPVRQIDEARIREMTDRLDAIPSPLNPKSKFNGITRPVLIVLMMILRQAAREGIIPAAPNISIPKQEAVRHDADHDEDEDVASPEQVEALYAATPDRWAIMVLFAAWCQLRRGECLGLQRRDIEWHDDATATLHVRRQLNANTGDYSERLKSDAGRRTLSIPKLMIDRLRDHLRDNVATEAKAPLIPTNIRGSVPLSNTRWGYVWADARDGVADLRPRFRFHDLRHTGLTIFAQEGATLAELMRRGGHADIRVVLRYQHATMARDRELADRMSDRVAEQINATRKV
- a CDS encoding ATP-binding protein, with the protein product MSIPKPRVYSTVLIGPESEHRKQRRARRKAAAQIQAKDVAARKAEARAQWEAEQAERRATTYLPRSGESGPAALRSHRGLRLPSHQDTSAALAGAYPFLAEGGLGPEGVFVGQDMYSGGSFVYDPWELYKRGVITAPNLVLAGIVGSGKSSLAKSLYTRSIPFGRRVYVPGDPKGEHTPVAEAVGGKAIVLGHGLRTRLNPLDEGHRPSGLTDVEWASQIASRRRELIGALAETVLERSLSPLEHTAIDVALAAVVAGNDVPILPMVVDRILTPDRGGDTDSRLAEDGRLVGHALRRLVAGDLQGLFDGPSTVVFDPTLPMISLDLSRVAENSTLISVLMTCSSAWMESALLDPAGGQRWVIYDEAWRLMSHPALLKRMDAQWRLARHFGIANMLIFHKLSDLDNVGDSGSAMRALASSLLANAETRIIYRQEADQLGATATALGLTGTEQSLLPGLGTGQGLWRIKERSFAVQHQMHPDELSTFDTTTRMIGRQK
- a CDS encoding single-stranded DNA-binding protein, encoding MAIKTSQAINGFISADPRLTFSESGQARFYARVGINHYEPQQDGSFRKLDPTYHDLIQFGKSAEMSADRYVKGDDIVAQGYTREYTRDVNGEERTDEQFVAKRIAPDPNITDFTIDRRPAAERQVEREAEREVEREEPDRAAQLGSPTPTASRETEAPAMEAVGR
- a CDS encoding helix-turn-helix domain-containing protein, coding for MDTYVGKEFINKGGRPVAVHDRSQSSALTLVSLAVAAETYGVSIKTLRRRISDGTVHGYRVGRLIRVDADELREKLLIEMPSAK